The following proteins are encoded in a genomic region of Alistipes shahii WAL 8301:
- the rsxC gene encoding electron transport complex subunit RsxC translates to MRTFPMGGVHPSENKLSCAKPIEVLPLPDVVTIPLAQHIGAPAVAKVAKGDRVLTGQLIAEAGSFMSANIHSPISGTVTAVDMVVNGQGLRQMMITIKREGDDWAEGIDRSDALVKVCPFSAQEIIAKIKDAGIVGMGGATFPTHVKLSVPPGKKAECVIINGVECEPYLTSDHRTMLEHGEELVVGVTILMKAVGVGKAYIGIENNKPDAIAHLTKIAAGYKGIEVVPLKVMYPQGGEKQLIAAVTGRQVPPPPALPIDVGAVVCNASTTVAVYQAVLKNKPLIERVVTVTGKSVKEPKNLLTRMGTPISALIEAAGGLPGDAGKVINGGPMMGRAMVNLDSPVTKGCSGITVMSGRDAQRREATQCIKCAKCVSACPMGLEPYYLSKMTQKKGWDELEALMITSCIECGCCQSTCPAYLPLLDWVRLGKQTVMGLIRARAAAAPKK, encoded by the coding sequence ATGAGAACATTTCCAATGGGCGGAGTCCATCCGTCGGAAAATAAGTTGAGCTGCGCCAAACCGATCGAGGTGCTGCCGCTGCCCGATGTGGTGACGATTCCCCTCGCACAGCACATCGGCGCCCCGGCGGTGGCCAAGGTCGCCAAAGGCGATCGGGTGCTCACGGGCCAGCTCATCGCCGAAGCCGGCAGTTTCATGTCGGCGAACATCCACTCCCCGATTTCGGGTACGGTGACGGCTGTCGATATGGTCGTCAACGGCCAGGGCCTGCGCCAGATGATGATCACCATCAAGCGCGAGGGCGACGACTGGGCCGAGGGCATCGACCGTTCGGACGCGCTGGTGAAGGTCTGCCCCTTCTCGGCGCAGGAGATCATCGCCAAGATCAAGGACGCCGGCATCGTCGGCATGGGCGGCGCGACGTTCCCCACGCACGTGAAACTCTCGGTTCCTCCCGGAAAGAAGGCCGAGTGCGTCATCATTAACGGCGTGGAGTGCGAACCCTATCTTACGTCGGACCACCGCACGATGCTGGAGCACGGCGAGGAACTGGTCGTCGGCGTCACGATTCTGATGAAGGCCGTGGGCGTCGGGAAAGCGTATATCGGTATCGAGAACAACAAACCCGACGCGATCGCGCATCTGACGAAGATCGCCGCCGGATACAAGGGCATCGAGGTCGTACCCCTAAAGGTGATGTACCCGCAGGGGGGTGAGAAACAGCTGATCGCAGCCGTCACGGGCCGTCAGGTTCCGCCTCCGCCCGCGCTGCCGATCGACGTGGGGGCCGTGGTGTGCAACGCCTCGACGACCGTTGCCGTCTATCAGGCCGTGCTGAAGAACAAACCGCTGATCGAGCGGGTGGTGACCGTCACGGGCAAGAGCGTGAAGGAGCCGAAGAACCTGCTGACCCGCATGGGTACGCCGATCTCGGCGCTGATCGAGGCCGCGGGCGGCCTTCCCGGGGATGCGGGCAAGGTGATCAACGGCGGTCCGATGATGGGCCGGGCGATGGTGAACCTCGACTCGCCCGTGACGAAGGGCTGCTCGGGCATCACCGTCATGTCGGGCCGCGACGCACAGCGCCGCGAGGCGACGCAGTGCATCAAGTGCGCCAAGTGCGTCTCCGCCTGTCCGATGGGACTGGAACCCTATTACCTCTCGAAGATGACCCAGAAGAAGGGCTGGGACGAACTGGAAGCGCTGATGATCACCTCGTGCATCGAGTGCGGCTGCTGCCAGTCGACGTGTCCGGCCTATCTGCCGCTGCTGGACTGGGTGCGCCTCGGCAAGCAGACCGTGATGGGCCTGATCCGCGCACGAGCAGCGGCTGCACCTAAAAAGTAA
- a CDS encoding RnfABCDGE type electron transport complex subunit D, protein MANKLIVAPAPHVQTAQSTTRIMRDVVIALMPALVVSTVVFGLDVLRVTALSVVSCVVIEYLIQKFMVRGATTVGNWSAVVTGVLLAFNLPASIPWWIVVMGAFVAIAVAKMTFGGLGKNPFNPALVGRVFLLIAYPVQMTTWPLPVNGSFDVLSGATPLAAVKQGLAGPGAIGVQEMLLGNIPGSLGEVAAAALLCGFVYLLWRRVITWHIPVTVLATMAVFAGVVAMCSVSFDALPQAADGTCSAGYKLGYLFGTAWRAGIFHVLAGGAMLGAIFMATDYSTSPMTVRGGVIFAVGIGLITMCIRLWGAYPEGMSFAILIMNACVPLINKYVKPKRFGVK, encoded by the coding sequence ATGGCTAATAAACTCATTGTGGCTCCCGCACCCCACGTGCAGACGGCCCAGTCGACGACCCGGATCATGCGCGACGTCGTGATCGCGCTGATGCCCGCGCTGGTCGTGTCGACGGTGGTCTTCGGACTGGACGTGCTGCGCGTTACGGCCCTTTCCGTGGTGTCGTGCGTGGTGATCGAGTACCTGATTCAGAAATTCATGGTCCGCGGTGCGACTACCGTCGGCAACTGGTCGGCCGTGGTGACGGGCGTGCTGCTTGCCTTCAACCTTCCGGCGTCGATTCCCTGGTGGATCGTCGTGATGGGCGCCTTCGTGGCCATCGCCGTCGCCAAAATGACCTTCGGCGGCCTGGGCAAGAACCCCTTCAACCCCGCGCTGGTGGGACGCGTGTTCCTGCTGATCGCCTATCCGGTGCAGATGACCACCTGGCCGCTGCCCGTGAACGGCTCGTTCGACGTTCTGTCGGGCGCCACGCCGCTGGCGGCCGTGAAGCAGGGGCTGGCGGGTCCCGGCGCCATCGGCGTGCAGGAGATGCTGCTGGGCAACATCCCCGGTTCGCTGGGCGAGGTGGCCGCTGCGGCCTTGCTGTGCGGATTCGTCTACCTGCTGTGGCGGCGCGTGATCACGTGGCACATTCCCGTGACGGTGCTCGCGACGATGGCTGTGTTCGCCGGGGTGGTTGCGATGTGCTCCGTGTCGTTCGACGCGCTTCCGCAGGCTGCCGACGGAACCTGTTCGGCCGGTTATAAACTGGGATACCTCTTCGGGACTGCGTGGAGGGCCGGTATATTCCATGTCCTTGCGGGCGGCGCGATGTTAGGTGCGATCTTCATGGCCACGGACTATTCGACCTCGCCGATGACCGTTCGGGGCGGCGTGATCTTCGCCGTGGGAATCGGACTGATCACCATGTGCATCCGTCTGTGGGGCGCTTATCCCGAGGGCATGTCGTTTGCGATCCTGATTATGAACGCCTGCGTGCCCCTGATCAACAAATATGTCAAACCCAAGCGCTTCGGCGTGAAATAA
- a CDS encoding RnfABCDGE type electron transport complex subunit G, whose product MKSTLLNMTAVLFGITLVASAGVGFVNMITVEPIAAAKEAATLAALNEVLPAFDVTTTEELTIDDMPITVYTATAGGSVSGYAVQSMTKQGFGGVVRLMVGFTPEGEVVNVNVLEQTETPGLGTKMADEGNVLLASVKGRKLESKKLVDGKLAVTKDGGDVDALTAATISSRAYVDAINRAWMAYKSVATGEAPTDTASGATAAAGQTNEPAAQEGGQNE is encoded by the coding sequence ATGAAAAGTACACTTTTGAACATGACGGCCGTCCTCTTCGGCATCACCCTCGTGGCTTCGGCCGGAGTGGGCTTCGTCAATATGATTACCGTGGAGCCGATCGCGGCGGCCAAGGAGGCCGCGACGCTGGCGGCCCTGAACGAGGTGCTTCCGGCGTTCGACGTCACGACGACCGAGGAGCTGACCATCGACGACATGCCGATCACGGTTTACACGGCGACGGCCGGGGGCAGCGTGAGCGGTTATGCCGTGCAGTCGATGACCAAGCAGGGCTTCGGCGGCGTGGTGCGCCTGATGGTGGGCTTCACGCCCGAGGGCGAAGTCGTGAACGTCAACGTGTTGGAGCAGACCGAGACTCCGGGTCTCGGTACCAAGATGGCCGACGAGGGCAACGTCCTGCTTGCGAGCGTCAAGGGACGGAAACTCGAATCGAAGAAGCTCGTCGACGGCAAGCTGGCTGTGACGAAGGATGGCGGCGACGTCGATGCGCTGACCGCCGCAACGATCTCGTCGCGCGCCTATGTAGACGCGATCAACCGCGCGTGGATGGCTTACAAGAGCGTGGCGACGGGCGAAGCCCCGACCGACACGGCGTCCGGAGCGACGGCCGCCGCCGGACAAACCAACGAGCCTGCGGCTCAGGAAGGAGGTCAAAATGAATAA
- a CDS encoding RnfABCDGE type electron transport complex subunit E: protein MNKLQIISSGIVKNNPTFVLVLGMCPTLGTTTSAENGMGMGLATMAVLIMSNLVISLIKNIIPDKVRIPAFIVVIASFVTIIQMLMQAYVPALYGALGVFIPLIVVNCIILGRAEAFASKNSPLDSILDGVGIGLGFTLALTVIGAVREILGSGAIFGVNLGFADVAPLIFVLAPGAFLVLGYLMVLFNKLAKK from the coding sequence ATGAATAAACTGCAAATTATATCGAGCGGCATCGTCAAGAACAACCCGACGTTCGTGCTGGTGCTGGGCATGTGCCCCACGCTGGGTACGACGACTTCGGCCGAAAACGGCATGGGCATGGGGCTGGCGACGATGGCCGTGCTGATCATGTCGAACCTTGTGATTTCGCTGATCAAGAACATCATTCCCGACAAGGTCCGCATCCCGGCGTTCATCGTCGTGATCGCCTCGTTCGTGACGATCATCCAGATGCTGATGCAGGCCTATGTGCCGGCGCTGTACGGAGCGCTGGGTGTCTTCATCCCGCTGATCGTGGTGAACTGCATCATCCTCGGCCGCGCCGAGGCCTTCGCTTCGAAGAACTCCCCGCTGGATTCGATCCTCGACGGCGTGGGCATCGGCCTGGGCTTCACGCTGGCGCTGACTGTGATCGGCGCCGTGCGCGAGATCCTGGGCAGCGGCGCCATCTTCGGCGTCAACCTCGGCTTTGCGGACGTTGCGCCGCTGATCTTCGTGCTGGCCCCGGGGGCATTCCTGGTGCTGGGCTATCTGATGGTATTGTTTAACAAATTAGCCAAGAAATAG
- the rsxA gene encoding electron transport complex subunit RsxA, translating into MELSYFAIIIGAIFVNNVVLAQFLGICPFLGVSSKVETSLGMGAAVTFVMAIAAVVAWLIQTYVLVPLDIVYMQTIVFILVIAALVQMVEIMLKKLSPSLYQALGIFLPLITTNCAVLGVAILMIQKEFNLLQSVTYSVATALGFALALVLFAGIRERLDFEDVPKAFKGIPIALITAGILAMAFMGFSGLV; encoded by the coding sequence ATGGAGCTTTCCTATTTTGCAATCATCATCGGCGCCATCTTCGTCAACAACGTCGTGCTGGCGCAGTTCCTCGGCATCTGCCCCTTTCTGGGCGTGTCGTCGAAAGTCGAGACTTCGCTGGGTATGGGAGCTGCCGTAACCTTCGTGATGGCCATTGCGGCCGTCGTGGCGTGGCTGATTCAGACCTATGTGCTCGTGCCGCTGGACATCGTCTATATGCAGACGATCGTCTTCATCCTCGTGATTGCGGCCCTCGTGCAGATGGTCGAGATCATGCTCAAGAAGCTCTCGCCGTCGCTCTATCAGGCGTTGGGCATCTTCCTGCCCCTGATCACCACTAACTGCGCCGTGCTGGGCGTCGCGATCCTGATGATCCAGAAGGAGTTCAACCTGTTGCAGAGCGTCACTTATTCGGTGGCCACGGCCCTCGGTTTCGCCCTCGCGCTGGTGCTCTTCGCAGGTATCCGCGAGCGTCTCGATTTCGAGGACGTGCCCAAGGCGTTCAAGGGCATTCCCATCGCGCTGATCACGGCCGGGATTCTGGCCATGGCGTTTATGGGATTCTCCGGTCTGGTTTGA
- a CDS encoding site-specific integrase: protein MRSTFKVLFYLKKDKHKVQPVVPVMGRITVNGTISQFSAKLSVPPHLWEVKGGRAKGKSLEADRINRYLDNIRIQIGKHYQSICDRDGYVSADKVKNAYLGFSKRYKLLLELCDEFCKEYKNRIDVDRTIHSLFRYQTLRRDLSLFICQDYKVKDIPLVELDQSFAEKFAAYLKHVRGLADTTISVEIKSLKHIVKKAFNDGQMEKNPFAYYYYFADQPEIEYLTEEEINKLIIGKVKQQRQDRTRDMFLFCCFTGLSYADLAKLSYEELKQTPNGAWWISSIRQKTKVPFTVKLLPVAKAILEKYRIPANRFNRLFPENPGKVFPVASLKSSDVCLKHIARQCEITKNLKFHMARHTFATTVSLMNGIPLETVSKMLGHKYTTTTQIYAKVTNQMIDNAISRIEDQIGERFQCPTLKEESDG, encoded by the coding sequence ATGCGCAGTACATTCAAGGTTCTGTTCTACCTCAAAAAGGACAAACACAAAGTTCAGCCGGTTGTTCCCGTCATGGGCCGTATTACCGTCAACGGTACGATCTCCCAGTTCAGCGCCAAACTTAGCGTTCCTCCCCATCTGTGGGAGGTGAAGGGCGGTCGCGCCAAAGGCAAAAGCCTCGAAGCCGACCGTATCAACCGCTATCTGGATAATATTCGTATCCAGATCGGAAAGCATTACCAGTCTATCTGCGACCGTGACGGATATGTTTCCGCCGATAAGGTGAAGAACGCCTATCTGGGTTTCAGTAAAAGGTATAAACTGTTACTGGAGTTATGCGATGAATTCTGCAAAGAGTACAAGAACCGTATAGATGTGGACCGTACTATCCATTCCTTATTCCGTTATCAAACGCTACGACGCGATTTGAGTCTTTTCATCTGTCAGGACTATAAAGTCAAGGATATACCCCTTGTGGAACTGGATCAGTCTTTTGCAGAGAAGTTTGCCGCCTATCTGAAACATGTCAGGGGCCTTGCCGACACGACGATCAGCGTTGAGATCAAATCACTGAAGCATATCGTCAAGAAAGCGTTTAACGACGGGCAAATGGAGAAGAATCCGTTTGCCTATTACTACTACTTTGCCGACCAGCCGGAAATTGAATATCTCACCGAAGAAGAAATCAATAAACTAATTATCGGCAAAGTCAAGCAGCAGCGTCAGGATCGGACACGGGATATGTTTCTGTTCTGTTGTTTTACGGGCCTGTCCTATGCCGATCTGGCCAAACTGAGTTATGAGGAGTTGAAACAAACTCCGAACGGAGCATGGTGGATTAGCAGTATCCGTCAGAAAACGAAAGTACCGTTTACGGTAAAACTACTTCCGGTTGCGAAAGCTATTCTTGAAAAGTATCGTATTCCTGCCAACCGATTCAACCGGCTCTTTCCCGAGAATCCGGGAAAGGTTTTTCCGGTAGCTTCATTGAAATCCTCGGATGTCTGCCTGAAACATATCGCCAGACAATGCGAAATTACCAAGAATCTGAAATTCCACATGGCGAGACATACCTTTGCAACGACGGTCTCCTTGATGAACGGCATTCCGCTGGAAACAGTGTCAAAAATGTTGGGACACAAATATACGACCACGACTCAGATTTATGCCAAGGTGACAAACCAAATGATAGATAATGCGATAAGCCGAATAGAGGACCAAATTGGCGAACGGTTCCAATGTCCAACTCTGAAAGAAGAGAGCGACGGCTAA